A region of Pyxidicoccus parkwaysis DNA encodes the following proteins:
- a CDS encoding DUF3732 domain-containing protein: protein MGVYAKRGGALRDVEFKTEGLNIITGPSSRGKSSILDIVDYCLMSERCPISKGFIRENVSHVGILLVRGTESLVIIRALPNEGRLTSTDVYISKGTEKTLPQSPPEARWNVEAAKELLSDFTGIESLPVLTNDLDAAPEARSPANIRHCSFYVFQPQDVIASRNVAFAGLEDFYKKRHAADAAYYFQGILTIERLRKRRELRSLKAERNAIERQAREGARFKLEGFDHGLRLWSEAVGLGLAKGPTAPAFLSSLLKDLRGIADTKIDNLDRLTTEMGLGAVQSEEANVRRQLRQRELELSELERFSHGAGVHEAITDKQLGRLSLRELLPNSKPSDCPICGSDSVDTTKIDKLLVDAAAALSAVRKPPKRISGKIEHERRRIKQEIEELKERQVALHARLKILFDNWDQNRPLFEEASRREQLIGRIKEFLASMKRMEAIIDTKRDKLLARINGLEAEVGDKAIYGLREDVEKELSDLMTRLAQRLDVEFRGAPVRINFVSFVFEIQLDGQWVGLNELGSGANWLGYHVAGSVALHLFFRRIRSPVPAVLMLDQPSQAWFPAERAKHSRLKIPSNDKELSAVREVYNLLYQSSHGEGRPQIIVVDHARLEEPWFRDGTVEDWHDGGALVPFSWGLGDRSS from the coding sequence TTGGGGGTCTATGCCAAGCGGGGCGGAGCGCTTCGTGATGTTGAATTCAAAACCGAGGGGCTAAACATCATCACGGGACCGTCAAGCAGAGGCAAGTCATCGATTCTCGATATCGTGGACTACTGCCTAATGTCGGAAAGATGCCCGATATCTAAAGGCTTTATACGCGAAAACGTTTCACATGTCGGGATCTTGCTTGTTCGAGGAACTGAGTCGCTCGTTATCATAAGGGCACTTCCCAATGAAGGCCGACTAACATCGACTGACGTATACATATCCAAAGGAACAGAGAAGACACTTCCACAGTCCCCTCCAGAGGCTCGCTGGAATGTTGAGGCTGCCAAAGAACTGCTGTCAGACTTCACGGGAATAGAGTCGCTCCCTGTCCTGACAAACGATCTCGATGCAGCACCAGAAGCGAGGAGTCCAGCGAACATTAGGCACTGCTCATTTTATGTCTTCCAGCCTCAGGATGTTATAGCTAGTCGCAATGTGGCATTTGCTGGTCTGGAAGATTTCTACAAGAAAAGGCATGCAGCAGATGCTGCGTACTACTTTCAGGGCATCCTAACTATTGAACGCCTGCGAAAGCGGAGGGAACTGCGATCCTTGAAGGCAGAGCGAAATGCAATCGAGCGGCAGGCACGAGAGGGCGCTAGATTTAAATTAGAAGGATTCGATCACGGCCTACGCCTTTGGAGTGAAGCGGTTGGACTTGGCTTGGCGAAGGGGCCAACCGCACCAGCATTTCTTTCAAGCCTACTAAAGGACCTCCGAGGAATTGCAGATACCAAGATTGACAACTTGGATAGGCTAACCACCGAAATGGGCCTAGGCGCTGTTCAGTCGGAGGAAGCAAACGTTAGGCGGCAACTGCGGCAGAGAGAGCTTGAGTTGTCGGAGCTTGAGCGCTTTTCTCACGGCGCCGGAGTGCATGAGGCAATTACTGACAAGCAACTGGGCAGACTGTCCCTTCGCGAGCTATTGCCGAACTCGAAGCCGAGCGATTGCCCCATTTGTGGCAGTGACTCGGTCGACACAACGAAAATAGACAAGCTCCTGGTTGATGCCGCTGCTGCGCTGAGTGCCGTTCGAAAGCCGCCCAAGAGGATTAGCGGCAAGATTGAGCATGAGCGCAGACGGATCAAGCAAGAGATAGAAGAGTTGAAAGAACGTCAAGTAGCTCTACATGCCAGGCTCAAGATTCTTTTTGACAACTGGGATCAGAACCGCCCTCTTTTCGAGGAAGCTAGCCGCCGCGAGCAACTCATCGGGCGTATCAAGGAATTCCTGGCCTCAATGAAGAGAATGGAGGCAATAATAGATACTAAGCGCGACAAGCTTCTGGCCAGGATCAATGGTCTAGAGGCAGAGGTTGGTGACAAGGCAATTTATGGATTGAGAGAGGATGTCGAGAAAGAGCTTAGCGACCTTATGACGCGGCTTGCGCAACGGTTGGATGTCGAGTTTCGCGGGGCGCCAGTTCGGATCAATTTTGTCAGTTTTGTTTTCGAGATTCAGCTGGATGGCCAGTGGGTTGGACTTAACGAACTGGGAAGCGGCGCCAACTGGCTCGGATATCACGTTGCTGGATCGGTTGCTCTCCACTTGTTCTTCCGGAGAATTCGCTCGCCGGTTCCTGCTGTACTCATGCTTGATCAACCGAGCCAGGCTTGGTTTCCAGCCGAGCGGGCTAAGCATAGTCGGCTTAAAATTCCATCTAACGACAAGGAACTGAGCGCGGTGCGCGAAGTATATAACTTGCTCTACCAATCTTCTCATGGGGAAGGCAGGCCTCAGATAATTGTTGTTGACCATGCAAGACTTGAAGAGCCTTGGTTTCGTGACGGCACTGTAGAGGATTGGCATGATGGCGGCGCCTTGGTTCCATTCTCATGGGGGCTTGGTGACCGAAGTTCATGA
- a CDS encoding ABC-three component system protein, translated as MRKSPFSAAPTMAGFIWQLRSLLLYLLRQEELDDAVSLETHDDIVVSSGSGHIIAAIQTKHSWSENLLTAHSVEFWKTLRVWMYLLTKQHLSDDSMLVLSTTARLGPDLREFVDGPRRKTDIENIRQRLDAISRTSNNKECADATSDWRRLEKTQREFLVQRIRIQEAQPRLAEADELINKKLLRQAVRPQAVRLFRESLVGWFDGLIAARLSSGGCKITVAEVVEKLAELFSLQAPAALSSTQGEAEYPPLDEERRSDPPYLKQLNLLDASDEHLVNAVAMFYRARAERENWRQTRPNAALELQSYDSDLKAKWRTVRLNALRTKPPDASKLIECGWTIHGECMNYHGNISGMLVPVHVANGTYYILTNGPKTESCIGWHPDYLNLLSLRKKEDE; from the coding sequence ATGCGCAAGAGCCCATTCTCCGCAGCCCCAACAATGGCCGGGTTCATTTGGCAACTGCGCTCGTTGCTCTTGTATTTGTTAAGGCAGGAAGAGCTCGACGACGCCGTGAGCCTAGAGACGCATGACGACATTGTTGTCAGCTCGGGCAGTGGCCATATCATAGCCGCGATACAGACCAAGCACTCATGGAGCGAGAATCTTCTGACGGCGCACTCCGTCGAGTTCTGGAAAACCCTGCGTGTCTGGATGTATCTCCTTACAAAGCAGCATCTCTCCGACGATTCGATGCTGGTTCTGAGCACGACCGCCCGCCTCGGGCCCGACTTGAGAGAATTCGTTGATGGCCCCAGACGCAAGACAGATATCGAGAATATCCGACAGAGACTGGATGCAATTTCGAGGACGTCAAACAACAAGGAATGCGCTGACGCCACTTCGGACTGGAGGCGATTGGAAAAAACTCAGCGTGAGTTCCTCGTCCAGAGAATCAGAATACAAGAGGCGCAACCCCGTTTGGCAGAAGCCGATGAACTCATCAACAAGAAGTTGCTCCGGCAGGCAGTCCGCCCACAAGCGGTTCGGTTGTTTCGCGAGAGCTTAGTTGGATGGTTCGATGGGCTTATCGCCGCGCGCCTGTCGAGCGGAGGCTGCAAGATTACAGTTGCTGAAGTTGTGGAGAAGCTGGCGGAATTGTTTTCGCTCCAGGCGCCTGCGGCGCTAAGCAGCACACAAGGAGAGGCCGAATACCCTCCTCTTGACGAGGAGCGTCGTTCTGATCCGCCTTATCTGAAGCAGTTGAACCTGCTCGATGCTTCAGATGAGCACCTGGTGAACGCGGTTGCCATGTTCTATCGGGCCCGGGCCGAGCGCGAGAATTGGCGACAGACGCGCCCGAACGCCGCTCTCGAGCTTCAGAGCTATGACAGTGACTTGAAGGCGAAGTGGAGAACGGTTCGGCTTAACGCCTTGAGGACCAAACCACCAGATGCGAGCAAATTGATTGAATGCGGTTGGACAATACATGGAGAGTGCATGAACTACCATGGAAACATCAGCGGGATGCTTGTTCCTGTCCATGTCGCCAATGGAACCTATTACATCCTCACCAACGGACCTAAAACTGAATCATGTATTGGATGGCATCCAGACTACCTGAATCTACTTTCACTCCGCAAGAAGGAAGACGAGTGA
- a CDS encoding serine/threonine-protein kinase, translating into MVVTGLATRGLRVGPYELLSRIAAGGMGEVFIARRTGLAGFEKRVALKLLLPHLSEEPALVERFLEEARIAARMEHPHIIPLFDAGEADGRYYLAMALVEGVSLSQLLRACRREGQRLSLPVVRAVATGLCEALDYAHHLRGPGGEDFGVVHRDVSPSNVMVSTRGAVLLGDFGIARVLSHVTTRSRPWGKFAYMPPEQLEATGPVDARADVFAAAVTLYQALTLSSPFQRETDPATMDAIRRESLPDVTHLRPDASARLRDTLQQGAARERELRLPSARALLDGLLEGPVAGPAELGALVESLCAAELALFRQPPPSLDAGPTRTVPPAGEPDEVERQGATRPPRRRRGLVLVGGTAVVVAGIGLWWQGSREAAASRTGEASADGARQPPAAPVLAHVSSEKAPAHEDSARRPPHSPALAHAPSQEAPALEDGAGQPPAVSVPSKSPMEQPAPVEAPRHSSAPVRHEPARAMEAKAPAGIGYLTVDARPWAVISVDGREVDRTPLARYPLPAGRHTIVFHNPVLGRTEQRTVRIEPGAVATLRVDFEPTR; encoded by the coding sequence ATGGTAGTGACCGGGCTCGCCACCCGGGGGCTGCGCGTGGGCCCCTACGAACTGCTCTCGCGCATCGCGGCGGGGGGCATGGGCGAGGTGTTCATCGCCCGGCGCACGGGCCTGGCCGGCTTCGAGAAGCGCGTCGCACTCAAGCTGCTGCTGCCCCACCTCTCCGAGGAGCCCGCGCTGGTGGAGCGCTTCCTGGAGGAAGCCCGCATCGCCGCTCGGATGGAGCACCCCCACATCATCCCGCTCTTCGACGCGGGCGAGGCGGACGGGCGCTACTACCTGGCGATGGCGCTCGTAGAGGGCGTGAGCCTGTCGCAGCTGCTGCGCGCGTGCCGGCGGGAAGGCCAGCGCCTTTCGCTTCCCGTGGTGCGGGCGGTGGCCACCGGCCTTTGCGAGGCGCTCGACTACGCACACCACCTCCGGGGTCCCGGGGGCGAGGACTTCGGTGTCGTCCACCGCGACGTCAGCCCGTCCAACGTCATGGTGTCCACACGCGGGGCCGTGCTGCTCGGCGACTTCGGCATCGCCCGGGTCCTCTCCCACGTGACGACCCGCAGCCGTCCGTGGGGCAAGTTCGCGTACATGCCTCCGGAGCAACTGGAGGCGACGGGGCCCGTGGATGCACGGGCGGATGTCTTCGCGGCGGCCGTGACGCTGTACCAGGCGCTCACGTTGAGCTCACCGTTCCAGCGCGAGACGGACCCGGCCACCATGGACGCCATCCGCCGCGAGTCGCTGCCGGATGTGACGCACCTCCGTCCGGATGCCAGCGCACGTCTGCGCGACACGCTCCAGCAAGGCGCCGCTCGCGAGCGGGAACTGCGGCTGCCGTCAGCGCGGGCGCTCCTCGACGGCCTCCTGGAGGGGCCGGTGGCCGGGCCCGCCGAGCTGGGCGCGCTCGTCGAGTCACTGTGCGCCGCCGAGCTGGCCCTCTTCCGCCAGCCTCCGCCGTCACTGGACGCAGGCCCTACCCGGACCGTTCCCCCTGCCGGCGAGCCCGACGAGGTGGAGCGTCAGGGAGCGACACGCCCACCCAGGCGAAGACGGGGCCTCGTCCTGGTGGGAGGCACGGCCGTGGTGGTGGCGGGCATCGGGCTCTGGTGGCAGGGCTCGCGCGAAGCGGCTGCCAGCCGTACCGGTGAGGCATCCGCCGACGGTGCCCGGCAACCACCGGCCGCCCCTGTCCTGGCGCATGTGTCATCGGAGAAGGCGCCCGCGCACGAGGACAGTGCCCGACGACCACCGCACTCCCCTGCCCTGGCGCATGCGCCATCGCAGGAGGCGCCCGCGCTCGAGGACGGCGCCGGGCAACCACCGGCCGTCTCTGTCCCGTCCAAGTCCCCCATGGAGCAGCCCGCCCCCGTGGAGGCTCCGAGGCACTCCTCCGCACCGGTGAGGCACGAGCCCGCACGGGCCATGGAGGCGAAGGCCCCTGCCGGTATCGGCTACCTGACCGTGGACGCGCGTCCGTGGGCGGTCATCTCCGTGGACGGGCGCGAGGTGGACCGGACGCCGCTGGCCCGCTACCCGTTGCCCGCGGGACGCCACACCATCGTCTTCCACAACCCCGTGCTGGGACGGACCGAGCAGCGCACCGTCCGAATCGAGCCGGGCGCTGTCGCCACCCTGCGAGTGGATTTCGAGCCGACCCGCTGA
- a CDS encoding M57 family metalloprotease, translated as MFKQTAVLAVTSVAWLAGCGADTQTQTEQEEIISNLVEAGFPADDILVADDAVYVGGDGHVTLQASREMIQAPAGTTAEHYRSNNLVGPQVTKICINPSAEFNSYSNMSQGLDLAIGNYNALGLRFTFARSQTTGCSATIVAAMSIKPGENWADFPSNGLPGGSINIIPALNDQPLDIIEHIITHELGHTLGLRHTDYYDRSISCEPRYSGVEGDEGVGVVHIPGTPTTAVWNGSVMNSCPHIDNTGEFTSADISALNILYGQSAAQSCPDVNVAAYRGQTGAQIRCTCSSGGGGSVWGTNLYTDDSNICTAAVHAGVMTPSGGAVVLEVQPAQTTFIGTTRNGVTTASYGYWGGSFRFIGAQVPQPPPLCTSFNIMSYRGQNGTQIRCSCPPVSGGAVWGTDLYTDDSNVCAAALHAGAIPATGGQLVVTIQPGQGSYTGTTRNGITTYSYGYWGGSFSISP; from the coding sequence ATGTTCAAGCAGACAGCAGTCCTCGCGGTGACCAGTGTTGCATGGCTGGCCGGCTGCGGTGCCGATACACAGACACAGACCGAGCAGGAGGAGATCATCTCCAACCTCGTCGAGGCTGGCTTTCCAGCCGACGATATCCTGGTCGCCGACGATGCCGTGTACGTGGGCGGCGACGGGCATGTAACGCTCCAGGCGTCCCGCGAGATGATTCAGGCTCCCGCGGGGACCACCGCCGAGCATTACCGCTCGAACAACCTCGTCGGCCCTCAGGTGACGAAGATCTGCATCAACCCCTCGGCCGAGTTCAACAGCTACTCCAACATGAGCCAGGGACTCGACCTGGCCATCGGCAACTACAACGCGCTCGGTCTGCGATTCACCTTCGCGCGCAGTCAGACGACCGGCTGCTCCGCGACCATCGTCGCGGCGATGTCCATCAAACCAGGCGAAAACTGGGCGGACTTCCCTTCGAACGGCCTGCCCGGCGGGTCCATCAACATCATCCCCGCGCTGAACGACCAACCCCTCGACATCATCGAGCACATCATCACTCACGAGCTCGGCCACACCCTCGGCCTGCGCCACACGGACTACTATGATCGCAGCATCAGCTGCGAGCCGCGTTACAGCGGCGTCGAAGGGGACGAGGGCGTGGGCGTCGTCCACATTCCGGGAACACCGACCACCGCCGTCTGGAACGGGTCCGTCATGAACTCCTGCCCCCACATCGACAATACCGGCGAGTTCACCAGCGCGGACATCAGCGCGCTGAACATCCTCTATGGCCAGAGCGCGGCCCAGAGCTGCCCGGACGTCAACGTCGCGGCCTACAGAGGGCAGACGGGGGCGCAGATTCGCTGCACCTGCTCCTCGGGGGGCGGAGGCTCGGTCTGGGGAACGAACCTCTACACCGATGACTCGAACATCTGCACCGCCGCGGTGCACGCGGGGGTGATGACCCCCAGCGGCGGGGCGGTGGTCCTCGAGGTCCAGCCGGCCCAGACTACCTTCATCGGAACCACCCGCAACGGCGTCACCACGGCTTCCTACGGTTACTGGGGAGGGAGCTTCCGCTTCATCGGTGCGCAGGTGCCGCAGCCGCCGCCGCTCTGCACCAGCTTCAACATCATGTCCTACCGCGGGCAGAACGGGACACAGATTCGGTGCAGCTGCCCGCCGGTGAGCGGAGGCGCCGTGTGGGGGACGGACCTCTATACCGATGACTCGAATGTCTGTGCGGCGGCACTGCATGCAGGGGCAATTCCCGCCACCGGCGGTCAGCTGGTCGTCACCATCCAGCCGGGACAGGGCAGCTATACCGGCACCACCCGCAACGGCATCACCACGTATTCCTACGGTTACTGGGGAGGGAGCTTCTCCATCAGCCCGTAG
- a CDS encoding serine/threonine protein kinase, whose protein sequence is MGPWQVLGLRGWGAYGAVYRALGVGDVPGPVALKVSLHPEEGRFAREVELLSRLHHPNVPRLVDHGHWWQPGGRAYPYLAMEWVEGASLYDWAQVQCPTSRQVLRVLASLARALAATHAVGGVHRDVKGDNVLVRAADGQVFLTDFGSGSYVGAALLTSPPFPPGTQPYRSPEAWRSVRLPFRPSDPPYAPGPADDVFALGMTAYRLVTDDYPPIPAMLEEVSHLWGPEGTGPVPPMGVNARCCEELSRLVTRMLSVRPEARGDAGELAELLEQAARGAGPEADVPLFIRKDLPAEEARSVPRQGRGPAPWPRLMAAAGLGAAMALGVAWMLSAPPHEKTEQGHASATEEAKDGGTVALGDAALTTPVSTTRAPSALSVIAVELPPKPLRGQLRPDASGRCAHRAQVAINGGCWVKLDIRLKDCDEPYYEHNGACYGPAYPPPRPTTSGPTKRPGDDAP, encoded by the coding sequence GTGGGCCCCTGGCAGGTGCTGGGGCTGCGCGGCTGGGGCGCGTACGGCGCCGTCTACCGTGCTCTGGGAGTGGGGGACGTGCCGGGGCCCGTGGCGCTCAAGGTGTCGCTGCACCCCGAAGAGGGACGCTTCGCGCGAGAAGTGGAGCTGCTCTCCCGCCTCCACCACCCGAACGTCCCGCGACTCGTGGACCATGGGCACTGGTGGCAGCCCGGGGGACGTGCCTACCCCTATCTCGCGATGGAGTGGGTTGAAGGCGCGTCCCTCTATGACTGGGCGCAGGTGCAATGCCCGACCTCGCGCCAGGTGCTTCGAGTGCTCGCCAGCCTCGCGCGGGCGCTGGCGGCCACGCATGCAGTGGGCGGCGTCCACCGAGACGTGAAGGGCGACAACGTGCTCGTGCGTGCTGCGGACGGGCAGGTGTTTCTGACCGACTTCGGTTCTGGAAGTTACGTGGGCGCCGCGCTGCTCACGTCGCCGCCATTTCCTCCCGGGACGCAGCCCTACCGCTCACCGGAGGCGTGGCGCTCCGTGCGCCTTCCATTTCGGCCGTCGGACCCGCCCTATGCGCCCGGACCGGCTGACGATGTCTTCGCGCTGGGGATGACTGCGTACCGGCTGGTGACGGACGACTACCCGCCCATTCCCGCGATGCTGGAAGAGGTGAGCCACCTCTGGGGCCCGGAGGGGACGGGCCCGGTGCCTCCCATGGGCGTCAATGCGCGTTGCTGCGAGGAGTTGAGCAGGCTTGTGACACGGATGCTCTCTGTACGCCCCGAAGCGCGTGGCGATGCTGGCGAACTGGCGGAGCTGCTGGAGCAGGCCGCGCGTGGAGCAGGGCCCGAAGCGGATGTGCCGCTCTTCATCCGAAAGGACCTCCCTGCCGAGGAGGCACGGAGCGTCCCTCGGCAGGGCAGGGGACCTGCCCCGTGGCCCCGACTCATGGCTGCCGCCGGCCTGGGTGCCGCCATGGCGCTTGGAGTCGCGTGGATGCTGAGTGCGCCGCCTCACGAGAAGACCGAACAGGGCCACGCATCAGCCACCGAAGAGGCGAAGGATGGCGGCACCGTCGCACTCGGCGACGCCGCACTGACGACCCCGGTGTCTACTACCCGGGCTCCTTCTGCCTTGTCTGTCATTGCCGTTGAGCTACCGCCCAAACCGCTCCGAGGGCAGCTACGACCCGATGCGTCTGGGCGGTGTGCGCACCGGGCGCAGGTTGCTATCAATGGTGGGTGTTGGGTGAAGTTGGACATCAGGCTGAAGGACTGTGATGAGCCCTATTACGAGCACAATGGCGCTTGCTACGGTCCCGCCTATCCACCTCCGCGCCCCACCACCTCGGGTCCAACGAAGCGCCCTGGCGACGACGCTCCATAG
- a CDS encoding sigma 54-interacting transcriptional regulator: MSVSPPRTSPITEKTDPDGPPRVRLLVLEGPDRGRSALVEGGTVVVGTLPDCQLVLTDDTVSRQHVSLELLGPRVRVRDLKSRNGTRYLGARVEVVEVPLGAIVSLGKTRLALLPADAALERLSEQTELAGLLGRSLAMRRLFAEVERVAPVDISVLIQGETGTGKEGIARALHALSGKTGALRAFDCGAVPASLLPGVLFGHARGAFTGAVADTPGAIEAAHEGTLFLDEVAELPLEVQPTFLRVLETGRFCRLGETRERHVRFRLVAATHRDLTAAMKKGTFRPDLYHRLASLVLHAPPLRERLDDIPLLAEHFARSFGASLPLSPASLATLTAYHWPGNVRELRNAVERTLTLGANAALPELAPPDGAKEDFHAARERVLLVFERSYLEAQLARHRGSASAAARDAGLARSYFYRLLKTHGLLPGRGGS; encoded by the coding sequence TTGAGCGTCTCTCCCCCGCGCACCTCGCCCATCACCGAGAAGACGGACCCCGACGGTCCGCCCCGGGTACGGCTGCTCGTCCTGGAGGGGCCGGACCGTGGCCGGTCCGCCCTGGTGGAGGGGGGCACCGTCGTGGTGGGGACACTGCCGGACTGCCAGCTGGTCCTCACCGATGACACCGTGTCCCGCCAGCACGTGAGCCTCGAGCTGCTCGGGCCCCGCGTGCGTGTCAGGGACCTCAAGAGCCGCAACGGGACGCGCTACCTGGGTGCGCGGGTGGAAGTGGTGGAGGTCCCCCTGGGCGCCATCGTCTCGCTCGGGAAGACCCGGCTCGCCCTGCTCCCGGCGGATGCCGCGCTCGAGCGCCTCAGCGAACAGACCGAGCTCGCGGGACTGCTCGGCCGCTCGCTCGCGATGCGCCGCCTCTTCGCCGAAGTCGAGCGCGTGGCTCCCGTGGACATCTCCGTCCTCATCCAGGGCGAGACGGGCACGGGCAAGGAGGGCATCGCGAGGGCCCTGCATGCCCTGTCCGGAAAGACGGGCGCGCTGCGCGCCTTCGACTGTGGCGCCGTCCCCGCGTCCCTGCTGCCCGGCGTCCTCTTCGGCCATGCGCGCGGCGCCTTCACGGGCGCGGTGGCGGACACCCCGGGCGCCATCGAGGCCGCCCATGAGGGCACCCTCTTCCTCGACGAGGTAGCGGAGCTGCCGCTGGAAGTCCAACCCACCTTCCTGCGTGTCCTGGAGACGGGGCGCTTCTGCCGCCTGGGCGAGACGCGCGAGCGCCACGTCCGCTTCCGGCTCGTCGCCGCCACGCACCGGGACCTCACGGCCGCGATGAAGAAGGGCACCTTCCGGCCGGACCTCTACCACCGGCTGGCGAGCCTCGTGCTGCACGCGCCGCCCCTGCGGGAGCGGCTGGACGACATTCCGCTGCTCGCCGAGCACTTCGCCCGGAGCTTCGGGGCCTCACTTCCGCTGTCCCCCGCGAGCCTCGCCACGCTGACCGCCTATCACTGGCCCGGCAACGTGCGGGAGCTGCGCAACGCGGTGGAGCGGACCCTCACCCTGGGCGCCAACGCCGCGCTGCCCGAGCTCGCGCCCCCTGACGGAGCGAAGGAGGACTTCCACGCGGCACGCGAGCGCGTCCTCCTCGTCTTCGAGCGCAGCTACCTGGAGGCGCAGCTCGCACGGCACCGGGGCTCCGCCTCGGCGGCCGCGCGGGATGCGGGCCTGGCGCGCTCCTACTTCTACCGGCTCCTCAAGACCCACGGGCTGCTCCCCGGACGCGGCGGGAGCTGA
- a CDS encoding ATP-dependent nuclease: MRIESVTISGFRSFGPNPVRIDLAGDLTVVIGPNASGKTSLLHALAKLFGVTRSQRTVHRSDFHLPPDVDPGDRKPRIMSIDVIVGMPEFAKDAATAESVAPTFKHMRIERPAAPPVCRLRLEAEWADDSTVDGEVTQELYWIDTLGATISDEQRHPVTPADRGLIQLYYTPASRDAESQIRATTGALAARLLRAIEWSQQTKQAVVTASQSLRGSFNTESAIKAISEALTKRWSSLHDDKTDTEPSLTLISHRFEEVVSHVSVVFQQGPAGVERGLEALSDGQQSLFYFALAAAVFDLERAAVAGHITGFNVEDLAIPALSIFAIEEPENHLSPYYLARIVHQVRSLVSDGVAQAIVTSHSPAVLSRIEPGEVRYCRCEQKTRLSSISAVSLPENDQEAAKFVRGAMLAFPELYFARFVVLVEGDSERIVLPRLAKALDVLIDPAFVAIVPLGGRHVQHFWRLLSGLGIPYATLLDLDIGREGGGYGRVKTAIEQLLAIGVGKQDVLGTRSGVMSDADFAQMHNRQDEHLGAWAASLQKHGVYFSSPLDLDMAMLHAFPQAYASTIPTGGGPKMTIEKAADVVLGTNGLKAYEGAFSDYKQLMPAYRYHFLTHSKPATHLRALVGLDDESLRRSMPACLLPVLERVKAYLRRD, translated from the coding sequence GTGCGTATCGAGAGCGTTACCATTTCTGGCTTTCGGAGTTTCGGTCCCAATCCAGTTCGCATTGATCTAGCCGGCGACCTGACTGTGGTTATTGGGCCTAACGCATCAGGAAAGACGTCTCTGCTCCACGCCCTGGCCAAGCTGTTTGGAGTCACTCGATCCCAACGTACTGTTCATCGATCCGACTTTCACCTGCCGCCCGACGTCGATCCTGGCGACCGCAAACCTCGCATCATGTCCATCGACGTAATAGTTGGAATGCCCGAGTTTGCCAAAGATGCTGCGACCGCGGAGAGTGTCGCGCCCACTTTCAAGCATATGCGCATCGAGCGTCCTGCCGCACCGCCCGTGTGTCGGCTACGCTTAGAGGCAGAATGGGCGGACGACAGTACGGTCGACGGAGAAGTTACACAAGAATTGTATTGGATCGACACACTTGGCGCCACGATCAGCGACGAGCAGCGTCACCCTGTGACACCAGCCGATAGGGGACTTATCCAACTCTATTACACGCCAGCCAGCCGAGACGCTGAATCTCAGATCCGTGCGACAACAGGGGCGCTCGCCGCGAGATTGCTTCGCGCAATCGAGTGGTCGCAGCAGACAAAGCAGGCGGTGGTTACGGCCAGTCAAAGCCTACGGGGGAGCTTCAATACTGAATCGGCAATCAAGGCGATCAGCGAGGCGCTCACGAAGCGTTGGTCCTCGCTACACGACGACAAGACGGACACCGAACCAAGCTTGACGCTCATTAGTCATCGGTTCGAGGAGGTCGTCAGCCATGTCAGCGTTGTTTTTCAGCAAGGCCCAGCTGGTGTCGAGCGTGGTCTTGAGGCATTGAGTGACGGGCAACAGTCCCTATTCTATTTTGCACTCGCGGCCGCAGTGTTCGACCTTGAACGCGCAGCCGTAGCCGGCCACATCACCGGTTTCAATGTGGAAGATCTTGCGATCCCGGCTCTCTCAATATTTGCAATTGAGGAACCCGAAAACCATCTTTCACCATATTACTTGGCGCGCATTGTACATCAAGTACGCTCGCTTGTCTCAGATGGGGTTGCGCAGGCAATCGTCACGAGCCACTCGCCTGCCGTGCTGAGTCGAATAGAGCCTGGGGAGGTTCGTTACTGCCGCTGCGAACAGAAAACACGCCTTTCCTCCATAAGTGCTGTGTCCTTGCCCGAGAACGACCAAGAGGCTGCAAAGTTCGTACGCGGAGCAATGCTAGCCTTTCCTGAGTTATACTTCGCACGCTTTGTTGTGCTTGTGGAAGGCGACTCCGAGCGGATTGTCTTGCCGCGCTTAGCTAAGGCATTGGACGTGTTAATTGATCCCGCCTTCGTAGCCATTGTCCCGTTGGGCGGGCGACACGTGCAGCACTTCTGGCGGCTGTTGAGTGGCCTTGGAATCCCTTATGCGACTTTGCTTGATCTGGATATTGGTCGAGAAGGCGGTGGATACGGCCGAGTAAAGACCGCAATCGAGCAACTGCTGGCGATCGGTGTCGGAAAGCAAGATGTTCTGGGAACGCGAAGCGGTGTGATGTCTGATGCAGATTTTGCTCAGATGCACAATCGACAAGATGAGCACCTGGGAGCCTGGGCGGCTAGCCTGCAGAAACACGGAGTCTACTTTTCGTCACCGCTCGATCTAGACATGGCCATGCTGCATGCGTTTCCCCAGGCCTATGCTTCCACAATCCCAACGGGCGGTGGACCGAAAATGACGATTGAGAAAGCTGCGGATGTGGTGCTCGGCACTAATGGGCTCAAGGCTTACGAGGGCGCATTCAGCGACTACAAACAG